Within Sorghum bicolor cultivar BTx623 chromosome 2, Sorghum_bicolor_NCBIv3, whole genome shotgun sequence, the genomic segment GGATTTGCACTTTAATAGATAGCCTTGTACAAAACACAAAGAAAATAAGTGATATATTAGTAAATGCAAATATTCAGTAAGATATCTGTATTAACAAAAAATTTATGGGAACCTATGTGAAACAGGAAGACATAAGAATACAGATCAGATGAATATCCTAGAAAGAGGAAGACTAGGATATGTGAAGATGAAACAAATAGGCTTACCTACATCAGTTTCGAGGGTAGCAGCATTCAATTCAGAAACAAGCTTGCTAATGGAGTCCTTTGTTCCATTCTGAAGAAGAGGGAAAAGAAACAGACATCAACACCACAAATTCTAAGATGAGTAACTAAATACACAAAGGAATATAACTTCATGTTGCTAGCAAAAGCTCATGAAGTGAAGAGGCTTCGTATATGAagtaagatttttttttcttcaaaacAAATAACCCATGTTCGTTAATCCGAAGTTGAAGCCCAAAAATGAATTTACAAATTTGAAGCTTGATTTTGGGCCGATGAAACTTGCAGATCCATTACTAATAAAGAACCACAACTCAAAAGTTCACAGCATGCACCAATTTACATTGTCTCTCCTCCGTCCAGGCCTCTCAAAGCTTAGCAAACAGAATCAAGAAAGCACCAAAACTCTCTATCCTCAGGAGGCAAGAACTGGTGGCATTCCCCCGTGGCTTCTCTCAGCTAAAAGTTTTCTAAAAGGTGAAAGATGCAACATCAACTTTTATATACCTCCCtttcagagaaaaaaaaattatataccgAACAAAACGGCTTTGGCTGGCAGGCCAAAGCTGGGCAGCAGAGCAGACAAGCGATTCTATTTCTAGGACTCTAGAAGTGGCCATGAACGAAGTAAATCACGATGTATGTATGGATGAcgacaaaaatctcgtcccggtCCCGTTGGAATGCCCAATGCGGCAACAGCCAAAAAAATCATACAGTTACACAGCGTCTCCAGGATCATCAGTACTGACATCCCAAAGGCGCGTAAAGCTGGAGAAGCAGAACGAGCACTTACGCACTTCCAGTTGCCTCCGACGAAGAACTGCAAAGGGGAGTCAAGCGGGAGCATGAGAGCAGAATCCACATGGGCAGATTAAAGACGGGTCGTGAAACAGCGGGGGCAGCGGCGCACCTTGCCGGATCCAGCCATGGCGACGACGCGCTGGGCGCGGCGGCGCGAGCAGCCGATGCGAAGCTGCTGTGGGACGGCGGGAGTGGCCACCGCCGCGGCGCGGCGGAGGTCGGCGAGGCGGGAGAGGTGGGAGGACGCGAGGGACGACGGCGCCGCGGCCATTCTCAGTCTCGCTGCTGCGGTTGGTGGGGGAGAATGGAGAGGAGGCGTGGCGAGGCGAGGCTCGTGACTAGCAGCCGTGTTCGCGAGGTGGGAATATGATGCGCGCAGCCGCAGCCACCGGACACAGGGAGGATTTTTTTTCCATTtttaattctttttattttaaaattttgttttaaaaattagCCCACTTTTTTTTAACACTTTTGATGCTGGCGCCGCTGGATGGTGATTTACTGATTTTCACATAGTCCACTTCCGTTGGTGTGATAATAGACTTCACTTTAGAGAAATCATATATTTTTCATATGATGTCAATAATTCTTATATAGAACTTGTAAATCTCGATTGGATCTATAACTTTTTGactttgatttttttatttgagatcTTTAAGATacttaaaaaataatataaatttCCAGCAATGTAATAATCATATACGGGTGTTTGTTGCCACAAAAAGTAATGTTTTCTTATACGGTAAGATACTCTTTTTATGAATGTTATAACTTCAAATGAGATTTGTAATTCTATAGTTTTGAGTTTTACTTTTAATTTATTAAGATGCTCAAAAAATAACATAAATTTtttgcatttatttatttttatgtataaaGTTTTGTTATAGAGCTATAACATTCATATAAAAAATATCTTCATTTAACACCATAGAGATGTTACTTTTCTATGATGACAAATTCTTGTAGGCACTTATTATGCTGCTGAAATTTATATTATGATTTTTTGAGCATCTTAACTACTTCGaatgaaaaactcaaaactaaaaagttAAATCGTCTTCATCCAATACATGATTTTTTAAGTCGAGTCTTCTTATGCTATTTCTGTTAGCAGGACAAAACACAAATGACACACCAATGGGAGTGAAATTTTCATGTGAAAATCATCGTCTAACATGATAGATCACGTCGCGCCAATGTATATAGCGTGCGCACGGGCACGACCAAAAAGATTaaacataaaaatataaatacgaagtGAGGctattttaaattaaaatttaaaagcattagaaataaaataaaaaaatacacGCGCAAACACACGCACAACAGGAAGGGCTAGGGCGCGGGGTAGGCAAGGGACAGCGACCCGTGCGCGAGTCCGGGGCCACGGCTTTTTGTATGGCCGACCACTCGCCTTATCGGCCCAGGGATAGGGAACCAGGGGCCCCGGATCCTCCCACGCTCCGCCGCTGCCGCGACTGGGCGGAGATACCAGGGCCGGCCCAGCTGGAGAGCGACTGGCGAGCGCGCAAGCGcaagctcctcctggtcctgccCTTGGAAAGTTGTAATTCCTCGTTTGTCTTGTCTCTCTCTACCACTACCAGGTGGGGTTGGAGGGGCATTTTCCCGTAATACCGTTACCGTGGGTCCCAGGGAGGGAGCCGGAACACATGCGGTTCTCGTTCTCGACGACGGTGATACCGGACGCGCACCTGTCTCTATTTTCGTTTTCTTTTACTCTGTTTTAATAGTTTCTTAATTTTTGTGAATTTCTAGCTCAAGCAAGCGCTTCCTTTGTACTTTGGCCACCATGGTGTATGGTCGTCCGTACGACTGTCAACTGGGTCTTTAAGGTCTGTCGATGGTTTCTGTACACTCCGGGTGCCCTTAGGTGTAAGTAGTATTTGATCTACATGGAACTGAGACCATTAATGCGTATTAGCCTGTGTTGCTCTTGctccttaggccctgtttggaatGCAGAAATTTCATAGAAATCACATAGGAATTTCACAAGAATCACTCAATTTCAGAGAAAAAAAAACGTAGAAACAGGAATTTTTGCCCTTGACGAGATGGCATTAGCAGAGAAAAATATCATTGTCCTCAGGTTTACACCGGGAGAGTCTTTCCCCTTACCTATAGAATAATAGAAATGCGCCCAAAAATAACGGTACTCAGCTTGTTAGATGGACTGGAGGGAGAGTCCAACGGCAACACCTTCCAAACAGTTAGAGGCTGTGAGATGAACAATTGCTTCCAGTTAAACAGTTCATGACTTCCTTCTCCACAAGCACGTCTTACAATTAAAGAATGGGATCACGCATGTAGCCAAGCAAACAGGAGCCTGGTAGAGCTACTGGCATCAACCTTTTGCTTCAAAGAAATATTTAATGTTGCATCTTGCTACAAAAAAGTATCCAGTAACATCCTCTAGAGATCAGGATTCACGATCACCATAAGCAATCAAGTATTACGTTGTAAGAAACATCTTCAACATGTAACGAGCATGGTATGGCATGACATCCTGAATCCTGTGGGAGAAAGGAAGTCTTCCCTGGTTGGTTGACTAGCTTAGGAGTGAGGATGGTTGTCTAGCAAGAGCACTGAAACTTCCTACGCAAGCCCATCATTCTAGTTCGCACTCTCCAATTGCTTGTTatcttttttgcccctcttccgCTTCCGAACCCTCTTTCTCTTCGCCTCGCCATCAGCTGTAGCTACCTGCAGAGCAGATGTTGTCATCAGTGCTTGGGTCCTGATACAACTAAAAACGAGAGGCACAGCAAAGTTTCAACACTGTTGGACCTTATAATAAGTTGCAAATGTTTAGTTATATTTACATTTAGTTCAATCTCTGAACATACATCAGAGATCTGACAGAACAAAACCTGATGTCACAAAATGACGAGAGGTACATATGATGCACGTGCCACATTACCAAAGAATACCTGGTTTTGAATAACTGTGGGGAgctttggtttcttcttcttacaGGAGAGTGGGTTAGGACCCTGCATAATGATACTTTCATTTAATACAAGAAATAGATATAGAGTAGTGAACTCAGTTGCTGCTGATGCCTACTAGATAACAAACACTGAATATAGTCAATCATCACATGACAAAAGACACCAAAAAGGCAATGACTCTAGATATAACCTTTGCTTTGTTCCTTTTAAACTTGCTTTTGTCAGTAACACCAAGAGCATTTTTTACAAGAGAACTGATAGGCCTCTCATGTTGTTCTCCGTCACTTCCATTTTCACTGGCAGCTGTTTTTCCTTCTGATGCAGCCTTCAGTAACTTCTTGTATTCAGATATATCCATATTGAGACGCTTCTCCTCATCCAATTGAGCAAACTTGCGTTGCTGCACAGAGGGTTGTTCTATGAATAAGGAGTTCTTCAGACCATATATCACAGGAACCCCAGGAATCTACATGGAAGCAGACAAAGTACATGAGCAAATTGCTGCGACCCAGACAAGGTCGTAGATATGATCCACACGATTTTCATTGAAAGAAGCAGAGTTTACACACGACAGATGAGGGTCGTCGATACCTCTCGTAACTTTTCTCGAAGACCAGGATCCTGGGTGGCAACGAAGAAATGCTCAGGATTTTTATCACCTATCAGTGACATGACACAGTTCACGGCACTGACCACCTTGTCATGCTCACACCTAGTAACACCGTGAAATCCAGGAAAACACTGAGTCAATGCATCATAATTAGGCTCATATAGGTCCcatatgcaaaattcaagctggaAATGAAAGACTACATTCGGGAATGGCACAAAACTAAACGCACCAGCTACTAGATTGTAATGTTGCGTCATGACACCTAAAACCAGTGAACAGGCCCTGGGCCAAACAACGGCTACCAAAATGCATCCTGAAGTGATCCAAATTCCAACTGCAGCATAGGTTCCACTTCCAGACAACCAAATTCGATTGAACCAAATTGGCTACTCAGACTCCAAGATAGCATGCAAGAACTATAATTTGGTTCTCTGAAGTATGAACTTGATAACTATGTACATTTCTGAATTGAACTATGTTCTAGGTTTTTCTTTGGCTTTGACAAAATCAAATTAATACCACCGAGCCTCACAGCACAGCAATACAAGTGCCGGAGCACAAGTCAAGGTGGAGCACAATTGGAGGTTTGGGGCTGACAAAAAGGAAAGAATGGCACTAGCTGCAACTGCGACGGTGACAGAACTGTGAAAAGAATGAAACCTACTTGGTTGTGGCGAGCAGCTGCGCGTTGTCGAAGGATTCGGCATGTGACTTGCCGAGTCGCCTGAGCTCTGCGTTGATGCACTTGGAGGTGAAGAGGGCTGGCGTCCTGGAGGCCGAGAGGAGGTCTCGGAGAGTCTCGT encodes:
- the LOC8066937 gene encoding rRNA-processing protein UTP23 homolog is translated as MRVKKRSKNRKAVKFYTTCFGFREPYKVLIDGTFVHHLLTQRLLPADETLRDLLSASRTPALFTSKCINAELRRLGKSHAESFDNAQLLATTKCEHDKVVSAVNCVMSLIGDKNPEHFFVATQDPGLREKLREIPGVPVIYGLKNSLFIEQPSVQQRKFAQLDEEKRLNMDISEYKKLLKAASEGKTAASENGSDGEQHERPISSLVKNALGVTDKSKFKRNKAKGPNPLSCKKKKPKLPTVIQNQVATADGEAKRKRVRKRKRGKKDNKQLESAN